The following are from one region of the Bacillus thuringiensis genome:
- a CDS encoding IS3-like element ISBce14 family transposase (programmed frameshift) — MLKMTKKLFTEREIQILSNNLYVKSVSQKGITYTEEFKHIFIEENEKGKLPRNIFEECGFDIDMIGMKRVMSSGSRWRAAYRKNGVLGLRDTRIENAGRTLERELTLEEKYARLEAERNLLKAENELPKKNQTYGREDEKEITLPPSQKFILIRSVIMKYNLRNMVSHLCKIAGVSRSGYYNYFSVSSQEQRKQKSDRDEILKETILKALRFRNRKKGARQIKMTLAGQFQVVYNLKRIRRIMKKYEIICPVRKANPYKRMLKATKEHRIVPNQLNREFKQNTPGKTLLTDITYLVYGKNQRAYLSTILDGSTNEILAYHVSEQMTLELVTTTLHKLKRNPRIRLTEGAYIHSDQGSHYTSPTYQKLVKKLNLGQSMSRRGNCWDNAPQESFFGHLKDEAHIKPCASFNELKQEIKKYMTYYNHYRYQWNLKKMTPVGYRNHLLDVA, encoded by the exons ATGTTGAAAATGACAAAAAAACTATTCACAGAAAGAGAAATTCAAATTCTATCAAATAACCTATACGTAAAATCTGTAAGTCAGAAAGGTATCACTTATACAGAGGAATTTAAGCATATTTTTATTGAGGAAAATGAAAAAGGAAAGCTACCTCGAAATATTTTTGAAGAATGTGGTTTTGATATAGATATGATTGGAATGAAACGAGTTATGTCATCGGGAAGTAGATGGCGTGCTGCTTATAGAAAAAATGGTGTATTGGGTTTAAGGGATACACGTATCGAAAACGCTGGAAGAACTCTTGAGAGAGAGCTTACGTTAGAAGAAAAGTATGCCCGTTTAGAAGCCGAACGAAACTTACTAAAGGCGGAAAACGAATTGC CTAAAAAAAATCAAACTTATGGAAGGGAGGATGAGAAGGAAATAACACTACCACCTAGTCAGAAATTCATCTTGATTCGTTCTGTCATCATGAAATACAACTTAAGGAATATGGTTAGTCATTTGTGTAAAATAGCTGGTGTATCCCGTTCGGGATACTATAATTACTTTTCAGTTTCATCTCAAGAACAACGGAAACAAAAGAGTGATCGAGATGAAATCTTGAAGGAAACCATATTAAAAGCACTTCGATTTAGAAATAGAAAGAAGGGGGCTCGTCAGATAAAGATGACATTGGCGGGTCAGTTTCAAGTTGTCTACAATTTAAAGCGTATCCGTAGAATTATGAAGAAATACGAGATTATTTGTCCGGTTCGCAAAGCGAATCCTTATAAAAGAATGCTTAAAGCTACAAAAGAACATCGAATAGTACCGAATCAATTAAATCGGGAATTTAAACAAAATACCCCAGGGAAAACACTTCTTACAGATATCACCTATTTAGTTTACGGTAAGAATCAAAGGGCCTATTTATCTACAATTTTAGACGGCTCAACTAATGAAATTTTAGCTTACCATGTTTCAGAACAGATGACATTAGAGCTCGTAACGACAACTCTCCATAAACTAAAAAGGAATCCGCGGATTCGATTGACTGAAGGTGCTTATATTCATTCAGATCAAGGATCCCACTACACAAGCCCTACCTATCAAAAGCTAGTCAAAAAGCTAAATCTTGGACAATCCATGTCAAGAAGAGGAAACTGTTGGGATAACGCCCCACAAGAATCGTTTTTTGGTCATCTGAAAGATGAAGCTCATATAAAACCTTGCGCGTCCTTTAATGAATTGAAACAAGAGATTAAGAAATATATGACGTATTATAATCATTATAGATATCAATGGAATTTAAAAAAGATGACTCCTGTTGGATACAGAAATCATCTTCTTGATGTTGCCTAA
- a CDS encoding ParB N-terminal domain-containing protein yields MSEIISALDLLHPKQIRFHESYEHKRLEQICRVMESEGVLRNPPLVSELSDGNYLLLDGAHRMKAMMALGCKRVAVQVVPDEKIKIRAWNHLLPMGEWVNNLKKEPTIIWSDKIIANKRLLAKITEANKQEQFLYARDLNSDLFNHLEIWHRIVGLYQHEYTVRRHSNDTEVCPHSNEILMSYPEYSLMELKKVIEAKFLMPAGVTRTTLSGRLLNLRIPLHILRTEVYPAGEWETLCGNWSKCLRLYDEPIYVYDA; encoded by the coding sequence ATGAGTGAAATTATTTCGGCCTTAGATCTCTTACATCCCAAGCAAATTCGCTTTCATGAATCATATGAACACAAACGATTGGAACAAATTTGTCGTGTAATGGAAAGCGAAGGTGTTTTACGGAATCCTCCCTTAGTATCTGAGCTTAGTGATGGTAATTATCTGTTACTTGATGGTGCCCATCGTATGAAGGCTATGATGGCATTAGGTTGTAAACGCGTTGCTGTACAGGTAGTACCTGATGAAAAAATAAAAATTCGTGCTTGGAATCATTTATTACCAATGGGGGAATGGGTAAATAATTTAAAGAAAGAACCTACAATAATTTGGTCAGATAAGATTATTGCTAATAAACGTTTGCTTGCAAAAATTACAGAAGCAAATAAACAAGAACAATTTTTATATGCAAGGGATCTAAATAGCGATTTATTTAACCATTTAGAGATATGGCATCGTATTGTCGGCTTATATCAACATGAGTATACGGTACGCCGTCATTCAAATGATACTGAGGTCTGTCCTCATTCAAATGAAATATTGATGAGTTATCCAGAATACTCATTGATGGAACTGAAAAAGGTAATTGAAGCGAAGTTTTTAATGCCAGCGGGAGTTACTCGTACGACGCTTAGTGGTCGGTTATTGAATTTACGTATACCACTTCATATATTGCGTACGGAAGTATATCCTGCTGGTGAATGGGAAACGTTATGTGGAAATTGGTCAAAATGTTTACGCCTTTATGACGAGCCAATATATGTTTATGATGCATAA
- a CDS encoding methyl-accepting chemotaxis protein has protein sequence MYFLQNLKVKYKLFSLISLAVLGMVIMSCVAIYSINQIKNDTEVVVDDYQYSTILLERMLRTQNSLEYNLLELITVSQNEETNKEDIISHIEKDFKKYDSLLKEYDDGFNLSKQEDELFLKMKKSLPSYMETYKKLFDKAKVKNEPQMINEFQKELKPKGVELAGYAVNLETYVSNLADQVFKDSQKMIDRFVITFIILVVVTTIVICIVSYIISKLIVAPLQTVSRMMERAKEGDLTVHGDYTAKDELGVLVSNFNEMIAGLRTNMQEVENNIQLLFQHADGVVSASEVSSSAAKKITMDIEEVANGAESQMQAMEQTAGAMEELTQGMQSIVNTSSSVNELSAQSALDAENGNKLMKQMIQQMDTIQNSVHSGVKQVETMKEQSEEIVKIIDVMQGITSQINLLALNAAIEAARAGESGRGFAIVANEVRKLAEQSSDSAKQIENLITQVMGTTNHTVDMMGKVDNEVQAGTQVVMHTEKVFGTITEKVQQVSEQIQTVSMSTDEIAASSEEISASAEDMAQISQRSSDRTDRVKESIQQQEKSVQEISVSIEHLHSAAGRLKQIVSQFTLQN, from the coding sequence ATGTATTTTTTACAAAATTTAAAAGTGAAATATAAATTATTCTCACTTATCTCATTAGCAGTCTTGGGCATGGTAATTATGAGCTGTGTAGCAATTTATTCTATTAATCAGATTAAGAACGATACAGAGGTTGTAGTAGATGATTATCAATATTCTACAATTTTATTAGAAAGAATGCTTCGTACACAAAATTCTTTAGAGTATAACTTGCTAGAATTAATTACAGTGTCACAAAATGAGGAGACAAATAAAGAAGATATTATTAGTCATATTGAGAAGGACTTTAAAAAATATGATTCCTTATTAAAAGAATATGATGATGGCTTCAATTTAAGTAAGCAAGAGGATGAGCTGTTTCTGAAGATGAAGAAATCTTTGCCAAGTTATATGGAGACATATAAGAAGTTGTTTGACAAAGCGAAGGTAAAAAATGAACCTCAAATGATAAATGAATTTCAAAAGGAATTAAAACCAAAGGGAGTAGAGTTAGCTGGTTATGCTGTAAATCTAGAAACGTATGTTTCAAACTTAGCTGATCAAGTATTTAAAGATTCTCAAAAAATGATTGATCGATTCGTTATTACCTTTATCATTCTTGTAGTAGTTACTACAATCGTTATATGCATAGTAAGTTATATTATTAGCAAGCTTATAGTTGCCCCTTTACAAACGGTTAGTCGTATGATGGAAAGAGCGAAAGAAGGAGATTTAACCGTACATGGTGATTATACTGCTAAGGATGAATTAGGTGTATTAGTAAGTAATTTTAACGAGATGATTGCAGGGCTAAGAACAAATATGCAAGAAGTAGAGAATAATATTCAGCTTTTATTCCAACATGCAGACGGAGTAGTATCAGCATCAGAAGTATCTAGTAGTGCAGCGAAGAAAATCACTATGGATATTGAAGAAGTTGCAAATGGTGCAGAGAGTCAAATGCAAGCAATGGAACAAACTGCGGGTGCGATGGAAGAGTTGACACAAGGAATGCAGAGTATAGTCAATACATCATCCTCTGTAAATGAATTATCTGCTCAATCAGCATTAGATGCAGAGAATGGTAACAAATTAATGAAACAAATGATTCAACAGATGGATACAATCCAAAATTCGGTACATAGCGGTGTGAAACAAGTAGAGACTATGAAAGAACAATCAGAAGAAATTGTTAAAATCATTGATGTGATGCAAGGTATTACCTCTCAGATTAATTTATTAGCATTAAACGCCGCAATTGAGGCTGCACGTGCTGGAGAAAGTGGTAGAGGATTTGCAATTGTGGCAAATGAAGTGCGGAAATTAGCAGAACAATCTAGTGATTCTGCAAAACAAATTGAGAATCTTATTACTCAAGTTATGGGAACAACGAACCATACGGTAGATATGATGGGGAAAGTAGATAATGAGGTACAGGCAGGTACACAAGTAGTAATGCACACAGAAAAAGTATTTGGAACAATTACAGAAAAAGTACAGCAAGTATCTGAGCAAATTCAAACGGTATCTATGTCTACAGATGAAATTGCAGCGAGTAGTGAGGAGATTTCTGCTTCTGCAGAAGATATGGCTCAAATTTCCCAAAGATCATCTGACCGAACGGATAGGGTAAAAGAGTCTATTCAACAGCAAGAAAAATCTGTTCAAGAGATTTCAGTTTCAATTGAACATCTGCACAGTGCAGCAGGGAGATTAAAGCAGATTGTTTCCCAATTTACTCTTCAAAATTAG
- a CDS encoding S-layer homology domain-containing protein, whose translation MNIKFNKKVVAFTAGLTVLSSPLVSFAEEQQSVNNKQSTSLQVQENTDQIQTTDEQALKSIEASFEEVDGRGGGTVDNKKADSLQRSEGIHEETGTLTVPNNSNRTKRSLSPISPSTSSTINGVPFTEWIVPAGNDNIRPQNYMSPKYITIHETDNTSVGAGARNHAQYLYNQAVGNTDRAASWHFTVDDKEIYQHLPLNENGWHAGDGDGPGNRESIAIEIAVNSDGNYSKAVDNAKKLVAYLMKETGVPLNNIVKHQKWSGKICPANMINNGQWDVFVNSVEGYYNNLYQPKDDITGGWYEEAIRELNRRGIMIGEGNGVFAPNRAITRAEFAQLISKSLNLPAGDASFKDLNDANSTLRDGIKRTASAGIIQGRGDGYFDPNTPITREESAIIVNKALQYKGIWGPVVNLPFSDKDQISYKEDVQRLYGLGIVKGKGENQYDPKGTTTRGETATFILNMLQVIENGSVEKVVGTAQINGIGVNVRSGSGTNYSIVRKTSKGEKVTVYEEKNGWLRIGTGQWIYYDSSYIDYNRL comes from the coding sequence ATGAACATTAAATTTAATAAAAAAGTAGTAGCATTCACGGCAGGATTAACGGTATTATCTTCACCATTGGTATCGTTTGCAGAGGAACAACAATCAGTAAACAATAAGCAATCTACAAGCCTTCAAGTGCAAGAGAACACAGACCAAATTCAAACAACAGATGAACAGGCTTTAAAAAGTATTGAAGCTAGTTTTGAAGAGGTAGACGGACGTGGTGGAGGTACTGTCGACAATAAGAAAGCAGATAGTCTTCAACGCTCAGAGGGTATTCATGAAGAAACAGGCACATTAACTGTTCCTAACAATTCAAACAGAACAAAACGTAGTCTGTCTCCCATATCACCTAGCACCTCTAGTACAATAAACGGTGTTCCATTCACTGAATGGATTGTTCCAGCAGGTAACGATAATATTCGTCCTCAAAACTACATGAGTCCAAAGTATATTACAATTCATGAGACTGATAATACAAGTGTAGGAGCAGGTGCTAGAAACCATGCTCAATACCTATATAACCAAGCAGTAGGTAACACGGACCGAGCTGCATCGTGGCATTTTACAGTAGACGATAAAGAGATTTATCAACATCTACCATTAAACGAGAACGGATGGCACGCAGGAGACGGTGATGGTCCAGGTAATAGAGAATCTATTGCAATTGAAATCGCAGTTAACAGTGACGGAAACTACAGTAAAGCAGTAGATAACGCTAAGAAACTTGTAGCTTATTTAATGAAAGAAACTGGTGTACCGTTAAATAACATTGTAAAACACCAAAAATGGAGCGGTAAAATCTGCCCTGCTAACATGATTAATAATGGGCAATGGGATGTATTCGTAAATAGCGTTGAGGGATATTATAATAATCTTTATCAACCAAAAGATGACATTACAGGAGGTTGGTATGAAGAAGCTATTCGAGAGTTAAATAGAAGGGGGATTATGATAGGGGAAGGAAACGGAGTTTTCGCACCCAATAGAGCGATAACAAGAGCCGAATTTGCTCAATTAATCTCTAAATCTCTAAACCTGCCAGCTGGAGATGCTTCATTTAAAGACCTAAACGATGCAAATTCAACTTTACGAGATGGTATTAAACGTACTGCAAGTGCAGGTATCATTCAAGGTAGAGGAGATGGTTATTTTGACCCAAACACACCTATTACAAGAGAAGAATCAGCAATTATTGTAAACAAGGCTTTACAGTATAAAGGTATATGGGGACCAGTTGTAAACCTACCATTCTCAGACAAAGACCAAATTAGCTATAAAGAAGATGTACAAAGATTGTATGGCTTAGGTATTGTCAAAGGTAAGGGTGAAAATCAATACGACCCTAAAGGAACAACAACTCGTGGTGAAACAGCAACATTCATTCTAAATATGCTACAAGTAATTGAAAATGGCAGTGTTGAAAAGGTAGTTGGAACGGCTCAAATTAATGGTATTGGGGTAAATGTTCGAAGCGGGTCAGGTACAAACTATTCTATTGTTAGAAAGACAAGTAAAGGCGAAAAAGTTACAGTATATGAAGAAAAGAATGGTTGGCTAAGAATTGGAACAGGTCAGTGGATTTATTATGACTCTAGTTATATCGATTATAACAGATTATAA
- a CDS encoding Phr family secreted Rap phosphatase inhibitor: MVVISALAYSTNSLHAPQQSSSNGGDTPAPTIPSVSVEVSIN, encoded by the coding sequence ATGGTAGTAATAAGTGCATTAGCATATAGCACGAATAGTTTACATGCACCTCAACAATCTTCTTCTAATGGTGGAGATACACCAGCACCAACAATTCCTAGTGTCTCTGTAGAAGTATCTATTAATTAA
- the sbnA gene encoding 2,3-diaminopropionate biosynthesis protein SbnA: protein MLKKLESLERVIGNTPMIKLEHEKINLYAKLEYHNLMNSVKVRAAHHILKSAISRGEVTENSTIIESSSGNFAVALATLCRYIGLKFIPVIDPNINDSYENFLRATSYQVAKVDERDETGGYLLTRLNKVEELLNTIPNAYWTNQYNNADNFEAHYQGIGEEISNDFKQLDYAFIGVSTGGTIAGVSTRLKEKFPNIKIIAVDSQGSIIFGDKPRKRYIPGIGASMIPGMVKKALIDDVIIVPEVHTVAGCYELFNKHAIFAGGSSGTSYYAIQKYFENRDVQNTPNVVFLCPDNGQAYTSTIYNVEWVEWLNTQKSVEDQLVSL from the coding sequence ATGCTCAAGAAATTAGAGAGTTTAGAAAGGGTAATCGGCAACACACCTATGATTAAATTAGAGCATGAAAAGATTAATCTGTATGCAAAACTAGAATATCACAATTTAATGAATAGTGTTAAAGTGCGTGCTGCTCACCATATTTTAAAATCAGCAATAAGTCGCGGTGAAGTGACTGAAAATTCTACAATTATCGAATCTTCATCTGGTAACTTTGCGGTTGCTCTTGCTACTCTTTGTAGGTATATCGGCCTGAAATTCATACCAGTTATTGATCCAAATATTAATGATAGTTATGAGAATTTTTTGAGAGCAACTTCCTATCAAGTAGCTAAAGTGGATGAACGAGATGAAACAGGTGGCTATTTATTAACGCGTTTAAATAAGGTGGAAGAACTTTTAAATACTATTCCTAATGCATACTGGACAAATCAATATAATAATGCTGATAACTTTGAAGCCCATTATCAAGGAATTGGTGAAGAAATATCTAATGATTTTAAACAGTTAGATTATGCCTTCATTGGAGTGAGTACTGGAGGAACTATCGCTGGGGTATCTACACGATTAAAAGAAAAATTCCCTAATATTAAAATTATTGCGGTAGATAGTCAAGGGTCCATTATTTTTGGTGATAAGCCTCGTAAACGGTACATACCAGGAATTGGTGCCAGTATGATACCTGGTATGGTTAAAAAAGCATTGATTGATGATGTAATTATTGTACCGGAGGTCCATACTGTTGCAGGTTGTTATGAGCTATTTAATAAACATGCAATATTTGCTGGTGGATCATCAGGGACTTCATATTATGCAATCCAAAAGTATTTTGAAAATAGGGATGTTCAAAATACACCTAATGTTGTTTTCTTGTGTCCTGATAATGGACAAGCTTACACATCAACTATTTACAACGTAGAATGGGTAGAATGGCTTAATACACAAAAATCAGTAGAAGACCAATTAGTTTCTTTATAA
- a CDS encoding ornithine carbamoyltransferase yields the protein MAIRKHLITLEDLTDSDINQIVTRGVEFATGKSQPNQILAGNIIGIYFRKTSTRTRSAFSVAALKMGAQIVTYGPNDLQENTGESIEDTTQVLSRMLDALVARTADSQKEMEKLASQSRMAVINAMSAEEHPTQALTDLTTMKQKFGEIAGLRVLYMGEGNNSAAALALSLSRFPGTELYLFTPAGYGVSPSVLEKSKEYARLSGAKVIECHDIKMLPSEVDVVYTTRWQTTGTSKIDPLWKDAFNPFAVTERILTLYPEATFMHDLPAHRGEEVAATVIDGPKSIVFTQAENKLNSAMAVLEWCLAYRY from the coding sequence ATGGCTATTCGAAAACATTTAATTACTCTTGAGGATCTTACTGATAGTGATATTAACCAAATTGTAACTCGTGGGGTAGAGTTTGCCACAGGTAAATCGCAACCTAATCAAATATTAGCGGGAAATATAATTGGGATTTACTTCCGTAAAACATCGACTAGAACTCGATCGGCATTTTCTGTTGCAGCATTAAAGATGGGTGCACAAATTGTAACGTATGGTCCAAATGATTTGCAAGAAAATACAGGGGAGTCTATAGAAGACACTACTCAAGTACTTTCGCGAATGCTGGATGCACTAGTAGCAAGAACTGCAGATAGTCAAAAGGAAATGGAAAAACTGGCATCTCAAAGTCGTATGGCAGTCATTAATGCAATGAGTGCGGAAGAACATCCAACACAAGCGCTAACAGACTTAACAACAATGAAACAAAAATTTGGTGAAATAGCTGGATTACGGGTTTTATATATGGGAGAAGGTAATAACAGTGCTGCAGCTCTAGCTCTTTCTTTATCTCGTTTTCCAGGTACGGAGTTATATCTTTTTACACCTGCTGGTTATGGAGTGTCTCCAAGTGTGCTTGAAAAATCAAAAGAATATGCACGATTATCTGGTGCTAAAGTTATTGAATGTCATGATATAAAAATGTTACCTAGTGAAGTGGATGTTGTATATACAACAAGGTGGCAAACAACAGGGACAAGCAAAATAGATCCTTTATGGAAAGATGCATTTAATCCATTTGCAGTGACAGAGAGAATTTTGACTTTATATCCGGAAGCTACTTTCATGCATGACCTCCCAGCACACCGGGGGGAAGAAGTAGCAGCAACAGTTATTGATGGACCGAAAAGTATTGTATTTACCCAGGCCGAAAACAAGCTAAATAGTGCTATGGCAGTACTTGAATGGTGCTTAGCTTATCGATACTAA
- a CDS encoding outer membrane protein assembly factor BamE, which translates to MKFNTKLLKKLLLLSATSVSIFSACSAKEDGDYKPYKKQDSIEVAKVEEEKSNPPKIEEKKSNPPKVKEGTKEPEKKKKVQQVEESKNKDEETNDKYPHYKDVHEDGSTVSLEQYNRIKVGMSADKVIEIAGKPGSSETTKLFSIYIYLGHGGHGSMTIKFDSNRNVTNKEQDGLSNTAVKDEKASKEHEDPNPESVKKSSAIIPNDFCGHGHDETKELAHDCEKITDKKAYRRYQLQQKREERKRQIRGEEQELIDYDQGDAAYKEQQRIYEEIQRRTEERESIDYDYDQVRAVNKERQRMYEEIQE; encoded by the coding sequence ATGAAATTTAATACGAAATTATTAAAGAAATTACTTTTATTAAGTGCAACGTCTGTATCAATTTTCAGTGCCTGCTCTGCAAAGGAAGATGGGGATTACAAGCCATATAAGAAACAAGACTCTATAGAAGTTGCAAAGGTCGAAGAGGAGAAGTCTAATCCCCCTAAGATCGAAGAGAAGAAGTCCAATCCGCCTAAGGTCAAAGAGGGTACAAAAGAACCTGAGAAGAAAAAAAAGGTACAACAAGTGGAGGAATCTAAGAATAAAGATGAGGAAACTAATGACAAATATCCGCATTATAAAGATGTACATGAAGACGGATCAACAGTATCACTAGAACAGTATAATCGAATCAAGGTTGGAATGTCTGCGGACAAAGTCATAGAGATAGCAGGAAAGCCTGGATCCAGTGAGACAACTAAATTGTTCTCTATCTACATATATTTAGGTCACGGTGGACACGGTTCGATGACTATAAAGTTTGATTCTAATAGAAATGTAACGAACAAAGAACAAGATGGTCTTAGCAATACTGCAGTTAAAGATGAGAAGGCTAGCAAAGAACATGAAGACCCTAATCCTGAATCTGTTAAGAAATCTAGTGCTATTATTCCAAACGATTTTTGCGGACATGGACATGACGAAACGAAGGAGCTAGCGCACGACTGTGAAAAAATTACTGATAAAAAGGCATATAGAAGATATCAACTACAACAAAAGAGAGAAGAGCGAAAAAGACAAATTAGGGGCGAAGAACAGGAATTAATTGATTACGATCAGGGGGATGCAGCTTACAAGGAGCAGCAGCGTATATACGAAGAAATACAACGTAGAACAGAAGAAAGGGAATCGATTGACTACGATTACGATCAAGTTAGAGCTGTCAACAAAGAAAGGCAGCGTATGTATGAAGAAATACAAGAGTGA
- a CDS encoding DUF2164 family protein, whose protein sequence is MLSDGVNITKKDKVEISKKLKTFLGDQYSLELGDYISFEILEFIIKELNPHFNLATKNRLENLLKNIEKEIYSELVSHENNKV, encoded by the coding sequence TTGTTATCGGATGGGGTAAATATTACCAAAAAAGATAAAGTGGAGATCTCTAAAAAATTAAAAACTTTCTTGGGTGATCAATATTCACTTGAATTAGGAGATTACATAAGTTTTGAGATACTTGAATTTATAATAAAAGAATTAAATCCACATTTTAATCTAGCTACAAAAAATAGGTTGGAAAATCTCTTGAAAAATATAGAGAAAGAGATATATAGTGAATTAGTTTCACATGAAAATAACAAGGTATAG
- the sbnB gene encoding 2,3-diaminopropionate biosynthesis protein SbnB, whose protein sequence is MMYLNTKHINEMGVNWEETINVISKAVQSLDAEDFSQPIKPYLRFDDPANRIIAMPAYIGGEFKVSGIKWIASFPKNIEKGIQRAHSVTILNDAMTGKPFATLNTAMVSVIRTASVTGLMIREFAKLRDLNNIKVGIIGFGPIGQMHLKMVTALLGDKIESVYLYDINGIKDELIPEEIYSKTQKVNAYEEAYNDADIFITCTVSAEGYIDKKPKDGALLLNVSLRDFKPDILEYTKSLVVDNWEEVCREKTDVERMHLERGLQKEDTVSIADVVIRGALQNFPYDKAILFNPMGMAIFDVAIAAYYYQRAREKKIGVLLED, encoded by the coding sequence ATGATGTATTTAAATACTAAACATATCAATGAAATGGGTGTTAATTGGGAAGAAACAATAAATGTCATTTCAAAGGCAGTACAAAGTCTTGATGCAGAAGATTTTTCTCAGCCAATTAAGCCATACTTACGTTTCGATGATCCGGCTAATAGAATTATTGCTATGCCAGCTTATATTGGAGGAGAATTTAAGGTTTCAGGAATCAAATGGATAGCTAGTTTTCCGAAGAATATTGAGAAAGGTATTCAACGTGCTCATTCAGTTACTATATTAAATGATGCTATGACTGGAAAACCATTTGCGACACTTAATACAGCAATGGTTAGTGTAATACGAACAGCTTCTGTTACAGGGTTAATGATTCGAGAGTTTGCCAAGTTAAGAGATTTAAATAATATTAAAGTTGGAATTATTGGATTTGGACCAATTGGTCAGATGCATTTAAAGATGGTAACTGCCCTATTAGGCGATAAAATCGAAAGTGTTTACTTATATGATATTAATGGAATTAAAGACGAATTAATTCCTGAGGAAATTTATTCTAAAACTCAAAAGGTTAATGCATATGAAGAAGCCTATAATGATGCTGATATTTTTATTACTTGTACTGTTTCTGCAGAAGGTTATATTGATAAGAAACCTAAGGATGGGGCGCTACTACTAAATGTTTCTCTTCGTGATTTTAAGCCTGATATCTTAGAATATACAAAATCCCTAGTTGTTGATAATTGGGAAGAAGTCTGTCGTGAAAAAACTGATGTTGAAAGGATGCACCTTGAAAGAGGTTTACAAAAAGAAGATACGGTATCAATTGCTGACGTTGTAATCCGAGGAGCACTGCAAAACTTCCCTTATGACAAAGCAATATTATTCAATCCAATGGGTATGGCCATTTTTGATGTAGCCATTGCTGCTTATTACTATCAAAGGGCTAGGGAAAAGAAAATTGGTGTTTTATTAGAAGACTAG